The following coding sequences are from one Penaeus monodon isolate SGIC_2016 chromosome 21, NSTDA_Pmon_1, whole genome shotgun sequence window:
- the LOC119586234 gene encoding ETS homologous factor-like: MDYGYDSLEPSFTSPEPLVASGGDIDSLCQTYFNNEDFYSEERHFYPQKTMETNNWRVGADQASGTYDDYGASASYYDVNDWKLSDKVLHDLKPFLLDEEEWSPEQGSNYDALTYEASDWDLPLQNLDNLALDDEPCDGSTGELQQSLYPPSSAVYSSPEPLHSSSDGHVPDNEPQLFTQPPDVLEKIPSKRKRVRGPKNWEFLIRLLADKRTNPSLIRWEDESTATFRLVQPEKIAHMWSTRTPDSPPLTYNNFARGLRYHYSRGALQPVSEKQLVYRCGPKALQYLIDLRKVSS; the protein is encoded by the exons ATGGATTACGGATACGACAGTCTTGAGCCTTCCTTCACTTCACCTGAACCCTTGGTCGCCAGTGGAGGAGATATAGATTCTCTGTGCCAAACTTATTTCAATAACGAGGATTTCTATTCCGAGGAGCGGCATTTCTATCCACAGAAAACCATGGAAACCAATAACTGGAGAGTTGGG GCAGACCAAGCATCCGGAACGTATGATGACTATGGCGCTTCGGCCTCCTACTACGACGTCAACGACTGGAAGCTTTCCGACAAAGTCCTCCACGACCTGAAGCCCTTTCTGCTGGACGAGGAAGAGTGGTCTCCGGAGCAAGGAAGCAATTACGACGCGCTAACCTACGAGGCGTCAGACTGGGACCTCCCACTTCAGAACCTAGATAATCTAGCGCTGGATGACGAGCCGTGCGACG GATCTACAGGTGAGCTTCAGCAGTCTCTGTACCCACCATCCAGTGCAGTGTATTCGTCTCCAGAGCCGCTGCATTCTTCGAGCGACGGCCACGTGCCTGATAATGAACCGCAGCTCTTTACACAGCCTCCCGATGTACTGGAGAAGATCCCTTCGAAAAGAAAACGAG TTCGAGGTCCTAAAAACTGGGAGTTCCTGATCCGGCTACTGGCAGACAAGCGAACGAATCCGTCTTTGATTCGCTGGGAAGATGAGTCTACGGCGACCTTCCGTCTGGTTCAGCCTGAGAAAATCGCGCACATGTGGTCCACACGAACGCCAGATTCTCCTCCTTTAACTTATAACAATTTCGCTAGAGGTCTCAG GTACCATTATAGCAGAGGCGCTTTACAACCAGTGTCAGAAAAACAGCTGGTGTACCGATGTGGGCCCAAGGCTCTCCAGTACCTGATCGACCTGCGAAAGGTTTCTTCCTGA